One window of Oryza brachyantha chromosome 12, ObraRS2, whole genome shotgun sequence genomic DNA carries:
- the LOC102719918 gene encoding uncharacterized protein LOC102719918 — translation MPRPRRELERLIGKGSSSQPSSQTHKSWLESAKGVNSLQDTHVPAQELQTIPISWSFAVWGLDIVGPFKQAPGGFTHLFVAIDKFTKWIEAKLVATIDSDFCEKRGIKICYAYVAHPKSNGQVKRANGMILQGIKTRVFNRLHPYAGRWLQELPLVLWALRTSVSRATGQSPFFLVYEVEAVLPTKIDHESFRICNYNESTADMARGDDLNRL, via the exons ATGCCTCGGCCAAGACGCGAATTAGAAAGGCTTATAGGCAAGGGTTCTTCTAGCCAACCGTCGTCACAGACGCACAAGAGTTGGTTAGAAAGTGCAAAGGGTGTCAATTCTTTGCAAGACACACACGTGCCAGCACAGGAACTGCAAACTATCCCGATCTCCTGGTCGTTCGCCGTCTGGGGACTCGACATTGTCGGGCCCTTCAAGCAGGCACCAGGAGGGTTCACCCACCTCTTCGTCGCAATCGATAAATTCACCAAGTGGATAGAAGCAAAACTGGTCGCCACGATCGACTCG GATTTTTGCGAGAAGCGTGGGATCAAGATTTGCTACGCCTACGTAGCACACCCGAAGAGCAATGGGCAGGTCAAGAGAGCTAACGGCATGATCCTTCAAGGAATCAAAACCAGAGTCTTCAACCGACTACATCCCTACGCCGGACGATGGCTGCAAGAGCTACCACTAGTGCTCTGGGCACTCCGCACATCCGTTAGCCGCGCCACGGGACAGTCGCCTTTCTTCCTTGTGTACGAGGTAGAAGCTGTTCTACCCACCAAAATCGACCACGAATCCTTCCGCATATGCAACTACAATGAATCCACGGCAGACATGGCCAGGGGTGACGACCTCAACAGGCTGTAA